In Brassica rapa cultivar Chiifu-401-42 chromosome A06, CAAS_Brap_v3.01, whole genome shotgun sequence, a single window of DNA contains:
- the LOC103872209 gene encoding disease resistance protein SUMM2-like, with the protein MGGAISTATDFVVEKLCSCFCLEVHHICRLDKNLETLVEDMKILEARRNDVLRFVRSEEDRGLQRLSGVDVWLMAVRNIENQSGVTLVACTSELQGLSLCDGCSRKLVARFRFGKEVFSMLEDVKELTGRKLTEDTNALAVPHVRRVVTERDLEQNIVGQETLLESAWSRLMDEGTKVMGLYGMGGVGKTTLLDQLRNNFCGANDGFDIVIWVVVSKVKRNEKIQDEIAKKLGFFTEGDSWKQNTEAEKASSIHNSLKTKRFVLFLDDIWSKVELKGIGVPFPTKENKCKIVFTTRSREVCALMGDTNPVEVSCLDTDKAWELFKEKVGESILGSNIGIPELARKVAGKCHGLPLALNVIGEIMSSKDTIQEWRHAVKTLTSNAAKFSGMDEILPVLKYSYDSLKEEHAKPCFLYCSLFPEDFEIRKDMLIEYWIGEGFIQENQSRENAFDEGYSIISSLLCACLLLEEPVYKVKVKMHDVVREMALWVASDLGEHEGRYTVQAGVGLRDIPEVESWGPVRKMSLMNNEIQELSGSPCCPELTTLLLQENKLITISSKFFRRMPRLLVLDLSKTDLFNGLPDKMSLVALRYLNLSGTRIKRLPVGLQESRMLIYLDLEFTKSLDNVSGMISKFSRLRRLGLLRSKMKLDMSLLEELQLLKYLQVVTIGINSCLVAEKLSNYDRVVKCIKKLDYSDLRDESFRVLTLPTMANLCDLRIEKCGMTEIKTEGAATSLWNRSPTCPSFLNLSTVLIIDCNGLKDLTWLLFAPKLTYLRVSSSTQMEYIITQEKATNGVTEKEAGSIVPFASLKYFNLDSVPMLKSIYWSSLHFPCLKGIRVRDCPNLRKLPLDSKSVATVEGFVIEFTESYWKETIEWEDEATKLRFQASWKRY; encoded by the coding sequence ATGGGTGGTGCTATCTCAACAGCAACCGATTTCGTGGTTGAGAAATTATGTAGCTGCTTTTGTCTGGAAGTCCACCATATTTGTAGACTCGACAAGAATCTAGAAACTCTGGTAGAAGACATGAAGATACTGGAGGCAAGGCGAAATGATGTGCTGAGATTCGTGAGGAGCGAGGAAGACAGAGGTCTACAAAGGCTTAGCGGAGTTGATGTATGGCTTATGGCTGTCAGGAACATTGAAAACCAGTCCGGTGTAACGCTTGTGGCTTGTACAAGTGAACTACAAGGGTTGTCTCTTTGTGATGGCTGTTCAAGAAAACTAGTAGCAAGGTTTCGTTTTGGGAAAGAGGTTTTCTCGATGTTGGAAGATGTCAAGGAGCTCACAGGTCGCAAATTAACAGAAGATACTAATGCTCTGGCTGTGCCACATGTGAGAAGAGTTGTGACGGAAAGAGATTTAGAGCAAAACATTGTTGGTCAGGAAACATTGCTCGAGAGTGCATGGAGCCGCCTCATGGATGAGGGAACCAAGGTTATGGGTCTCTATGGCATGGGGGGAGTAGGAAAAACAACTCTTCTTGACCAACTCAGGAATAACTTTTGTGGTGCAAATGACGGGTTTGACATAGTGATTTGGGTTGTAGTGTCCAAGGTTAAACGGAACGAGAAGATTCAAGATGAGATCGCTAAGAAACTAGGCTTTTTTACTGAAGGGGATTCATGGAAACAGAATACAGAGGCCGAGAAAGCCTCTAGTATACACAATTCCCTGAAGACCAAACGATTTGTGTTGTTTTTGGATGACATTTGGAGCAAAGTGGAATTAAAAGGCATAGGTGTTCCATTTCCCACAAaggaaaacaaatgcaaaattGTATTCACCACTCGTTCAAGGGAAGTGTGTGCACTCATGGGGGATACTAACCCAGTCGAAGTCAGTTGTCTGGACACCGACAAAGCCTGGGAGTTATTCAAGGAGAAAGTAGGGGAAAGCATACTAGGAAGCAACATAGGCATTCCCGAACTCGCAAGAAAAGTGGCAGGAAAATGCCATGGCCTACCATTGGCACTCAATGTTATTGGTGAGATCATGTCATCCAAGGACACAATACAAGAATGGCGCCACGCAGTTAAGACTTTGACTTCAAATGCTGCAAAATTTTCTGGAATGGACGAGATTCTTCCAGTTTTGAAGTATAGCTATGACAGCCTCAAGGAGGAGCATGCGAAGCCATGTTTCCTCTATTGCTCTTTGTTTCCTGAAGATTTTGAAATCAGAAAAGATATGCTAATTGAGTACTGGATCGGTGAGGGTTTCATACAAGAAAATCAGAGTAGAGAAAACGCGTTCGACGAAGGCTATAGTATCATCAGTTCTCTTCTCTGTGCATGTTTGTTGTTGGAAGAACCAGTCTAtaaagtaaaagtgaaaatgcaTGATGTGGTTCGGGAGATGGCTCTGTGGGTAGCATCTGATCTTGGGGAGCATGAAGGGAGATATACTGTGCAAGCCGGTGTTGGGTTACGTGATATACCGGAAGTTGAGAGTTGGGGGCCCGTGAGAAAGATGTCTTTGATGAACAATGAGATCCAAGAGTTATCTGGCAGTCCGTGCTGCCCTGAACTTACAACTCTGCTTCTCCAGGAAAACAAGCTGATAACTATCTCAAGCAAATTCTTTCGACGTATGCCTAGGCTACTCGTCTTGGATCTCTCGAAAACTGACTTGTTCAATGGATTGCCAGATAAAATGTCATTGGTCGCCTTGAGATACCTTAACTTGTCAGGCACACGAATAAAGCGACTGCCTGTTGGTTTACAAGAGTCTAGAATGCTAATATATCTGGATTTGGAATTCACGAAGAGCCTTGATAATGTTTCGGGGATGATATCCAAATTTTCGAGGTTGAGGAGATTGGGACTATTGCGTTCCAAAATGAAGCTAGACATGAGCTTATTGGAAGAGTTGCAGCTCTTGAAATATCTACAAGTTGTAACCATAGGTATAAACTCATGTTTGGTTGCGGAGAAATTGTCAAACTATGACAGGGTGGTGAAATGTATTAAGAAGTTAGATTATTCGGACCTTCGGGATGAATCATTCAGAGTATTGACTTTACCGACTATGGCTAATCTTTGTGACCTCCGGATAGAGAAGTGTGGAATGACGGAGATAAAGACAGAGGGAGCAGCAACTTCATTGTGGAATAGAAGTCCCACTTGTCCATCCTTCCTCAACCTTTCTACGGTCTTAATAATTGATTGCAACGGTCTCAAGGATTTGACGTGGCTGTTGTTCGCTCCCAAGCTTACTTATCTTAGGGTTAGTAGTTCAACGCAAATGGAGTATATAATAACCCAAGAGAAAGCTACAAATGGTGTGACAGAGAAGGAGGCAGGTAGCATCGTTCCTTTTGCAAGCTTAAAATACTTCAACTTGGATTCTGTACCAATGTTGAAGAGCATCTACTGGAGTTCTCTCCATTTTCCATGTTTGAAAGGAATCAGGGTACGAGACTGTCCAAACCTGAGAAAGCTTCCATTGGATTCCAAAAGTGTTGCTACGGTTGAAGGATTTGTTATCGAGTTCACAGAGAGTTATTGGAAAGAGACTATTGAATGGGAGGACGAAGCCACTAAACTCCGTTTCCAAGCTTCCTGGAAACGCTATTAG
- the LOC103872210 gene encoding probable disease resistance protein At1g12290: MMARQTDVWGRVEELERLESLNIDISSSSALEELFSADELACCIKEVCKRDVREEAYKTLVLPTMERLNKLIIRSCEISEIEIGRTPWDIILTRTRLRNLTSVTVTGCNGLKDLTWLLFVPNLTHLELQCLEKVEEIISEERVARSVTDEPKARGMNTPFQKLERLDLINLPRLKRIYWSPLLFPCLKKIEVEKCPKLRKLPLSSKSCVGGEEIVINYRDDQWFKRVRWEDKATKDRFLPFCEKVCFMELFIAKKCYLYLVFLVLSLFLLFLVLAPDIVHRKQQLVKQASFLQNRYCLCLLSILLSCLLFVL, translated from the coding sequence ATGATGGCAAGACAAACTGATGTGTGGGGAAGGGTCGAGGAGCTGGAACGACTTGAAAGCTTAAACATAGACATCTCCTCGAGTTCAGCGTTGGAGGAACTGTTCAGCGCTGATGAGTTGGCATGTTGCATCAAAGAGGTATGTAAAAGAGATGTTAGAGAAGAAGCATACAAAACACTTGTTTTGCCAACGATGGAGCGTCTCAATAAGCTCATTATTAGGAGTTGTGAAATATCTGAGATAGAGATTGGGAGGACGCCATGGGACATTATTCTGACTAGGACAAGACTGAGAAACCTCACAAGTGTGACTGTAACTGGCTGCAATGGACTAAAGGATCTGACGTGGTTGTTGTTTGTTCCTAACCTTACTCATCTCGAGCTTCAGTGTTTGGAGAAGGTAGAAGAGATCATAAGCGAGGAGAGAGTTGCACGTAGTGTAACAGATGAGCCGAAAGCGCGAGGTATGAATACTCCTTTTCAGAAGCTTGAGAGGCTTGACTTGATCAACTTACCGAGGTTGAAGAGAATCTACTGGAGCCCTCTGCTTTTCCCTTGTTTGAAGAAGATTGAAGTAGAAAAGTGTCCAAAGCTGAGGAAGCTTCCACTCAGCTCTAAGAGTTGTGTTGGTGGTGAAGAAATTGTTATAAACTACAGAGATGATCAGTGGTTTAAAAGGGTTCGATGGGAAGATAAAGCCACTAAAGACCGTTTCTTACCTTTCTGTGAAAAGGTATGTTTTATGGAACTTTTCATTgctaaaaaatgttatttatatttGGTTTTTCTAGTCTtaagcttgttccttctttttcttgtcttagCTCCTGACATCGTACATAGAAAGCAACAGCTCGTGAAGCAAGCCAGTTTCCTGCAAAATCGCTACTGTTTGTGTTTACTATCTATCCTTCTGAGTTGTCTTTTGTTTGTATTATAG